The Streptomyces sp. NBC_00224 genome contains the following window.
CCGACCGCGGCCACGATGTGCTCGGCGCCCCGGCGGTGGAGCACCTGCCCGACCGTGTAGGCGCGCTGCTCGGCGCTGCCGCCGGTCTGGGCGATCAACACTCTGATCCGCGGCCCGGAGGCGGAGTCGTGGTTGGCCCTGCGCTGCGCGAGATACGCGCCCTCCAGGTCGTGCCGGACGCTCGCCATCATGCTGGTGCCGTCGTACTCGGCGGTGATCGGCGTGAGGTAGACGACGGAGGCGTACGGCCGTCCGCCCGGCTCGGCGGATGCCTGGACGACCTGACGGTTCTCCGCGTAGATCAGCTCCAGGACCGGCGCGAGGTCGGTGTCGGAGGAGCCCGGGGGGCCTGGATCGCCAGCGGAGTTCGGGGAACGGGCGGAGGTTCCCGTCGGGAGCGAGGGGCCGGTCAGCAGGCCGACGCAGGTGCGCTTCGCGCCCTCACCGAGGGCGCGCTGGCCGTCGGCGCAGCCGGTGCGGCCCGACAGTACGCCGGAGGGCGGCACATCGCCCCGGACCAGCAGGGCGGCGAGTACGGCGAGGGCGACGGCCGGCGCCGTGACGCGCCACCGGCCGCGCACCCGGCACGGTGGCCCGCTGTCGCACCCGGTCTCCCCGGCCCGGGCGGCCAGGCACAGCACCTCGTCCAGGCGGGGCCGCCGGCCGGGCTCCTTGGCCAGACAGCGGGTGACGAGAGGGCGTAGCGGGCGGGGTACGCCGGTCAGGTCCGGCTCCTCGTGGACCACGGCGAAGGCGGCGGCGATCGGCTCCGCACCCGCGGCGTCGGCGTCCTCGAACGGGCTGCGGCCGATCGCCGCGAACGCCAGCACGGAGCCCAGCGCGAACACATCGGTCGCGGGGGAGATACGGTGCGGCCCGCTCAGCTGCTCGGGCGCCATGAACGCCGGAGTGCCGACCATCCCGCCGGTGTGGGTCAGCGCGCGGCTCTCCGTCACCGCTTTGGCGATGCCGAAGTCGATCACCCGGGCGCCGTCGTCCGCGAGCAGGACGTTGCCGGGCTTGAGGTCGCGGTGCACGATGCCCTGACGGTGGATGTCGCGCAGGGCCTCCGCGAGTTGGCCCGCGAGACGTGCGATGTCCGCCACCGGCAGCGGGCCGCCCGAGCGCACGCGCGCGGCCAGCGACTCGGCGGGTACGTACTGGGTGGCCAGCCAGGGCGGATCGCCGTCCGGGGCCGCGTCGACCACCGACGCGGTGAACGCGCCGCTGACCTTGCGAGCCGCCGCCACCTC
Protein-coding sequences here:
- a CDS encoding protein kinase; its protein translation is MRQIGEFTLERRLGAGGMGVVYLACSPTGRQVALKVIRPEYADDPHFRARFRREVAAARKVSGAFTASVVDAAPDGDPPWLATQYVPAESLAARVRSGGPLPVADIARLAGQLAEALRDIHRQGIVHRDLKPGNVLLADDGARVIDFGIAKAVTESRALTHTGGMVGTPAFMAPEQLSGPHRISPATDVFALGSVLAFAAIGRSPFEDADAAGAEPIAAAFAVVHEEPDLTGVPRPLRPLVTRCLAKEPGRRPRLDEVLCLAARAGETGCDSGPPCRVRGRWRVTAPAVALAVLAALLVRGDVPPSGVLSGRTGCADGQRALGEGAKRTCVGLLTGPSLPTGTSARSPNSAGDPGPPGSSDTDLAPVLELIYAENRQVVQASAEPGGRPYASVVYLTPITAEYDGTSMMASVRHDLEGAYLAQRRANHDSASGPRIRVLIAQTGGSAEQRAYTVGQVLHRRGAEHIVAAVGLGGSTASSQDMVGELTAGGLPAFGSVLTADSWAGTPGLVRVAPANADQAAAAVRFLSAGAYARARVLLVEDVAAGDQYTSTLATQFRARMPTDRLAGAVLFDSQASGPAAAFRHQVGELCAARPDVVYFAGRGTSLPAFLTALADRPCRDRPLAVVSGDDATQVTRTDGFGPRDLAAVLRTGRVDLVYTGLAHPGAWDVAPRAFAPQAIAPFRDGTFTTAFPHSGLDDGRAIMMYDTLLIAARALRGAPMASDPTATDVHRTLAALREGTGVAGASGWITINGDGGPRDKAIPVIRIEPSGRTTTIAVTSADGTPYTPTGT